One window from the genome of Osmerus eperlanus chromosome 1, fOsmEpe2.1, whole genome shotgun sequence encodes:
- the LOC134024659 gene encoding nck-associated protein 5-like isoform X3 encodes MRVFDLERQNRTLTELFAQKLHPQSTSLQQMPLVSVSEHSTDESSMGSDKLLTAQSQGELKSNGDRTHNGTAGSAQASATSMEALSPFFKKKAHILEVLRKLEESDPLKFHPSSCLSSHHDLGQALVSMEMGSLMSSGSVSSPQRPSARCRHSSSDSDIHEYANGEGEELRQHHQGGCQSCRMLSQKSSLDSLLKCAQGHGAAYSGRGDGLRRQAWIESQGASALNTGAPQTAALQSVDSKSQRYVPNTEQPDTQGSDPFLPSLIQVSGLNGQESKKILTHPKIHPSSKLPLRGEHHSSLSEDVKHMDLQSQNGDQSEESCYLEEEATEAHNLQNSLHTSETNLDIAATASSQPGYQEQEVSEQVCNRLYFSSNETSVSKKVAVESYSPAPVPERTSSAQAQPGPKSKLAQSPTSPSSTSGLGEVKPSPISSPSRLLKFLKIPTIGERTQAGGVLRLSPQLTRSSKIPCRNNNNYEVYQSPVLGRKATTTERDKHPSSSPPKVQAYPATHSAPTSPPQPEDNVCPLPPVKEIAYSSHSAPKHRGNTKAPFSSSQPQRGSQKVPHYENVCPSDGTSQYLPCTQNEGPVEKSFQQDEKLLSPPSQHTDSSPGSEEPFSDLDPSDQDTDSESPVWHKPHQHFSLPASSSATSSKAHKGSSYSSERNRNQERSVPQYSQPNCDPPNLPTSAAKRGEPLPGSSTPKRPGFGQGKHQSESSHHPFKERLAALGKLKSTEDLPEVPPQSADKRDAQCNRGSPPTTNNNSQKSKTAERQGERSGIENRHQKYTDSLDGKPYPKTSLGSHPRHPGPFTEVGAKSSATPSPISKGEQDTFTPRIYVAKAEGPKIKMGMSATNTEPPSAMRSYGKCPITQSQHSKTVPSPQNSPSKITSKSPSKAGQASSYPRGIKPTHEDRTHATRHPPRPEDKSKLTPGKKKTSIHAESFLPPPPLPPRSSAEAIANEDKKSSSSAPATQQSAIEQKVMRGIEENMMKLQEQDRCQVTETKQKASNGIASWFGLRKSKLPALSRKPEMSKQKTNMSPPSATATESKDGKGPRKVVESLNISKLMEKAEDLRKALEEERAYVNGVSVAMERAGRGHSCEVVMDQAQGQVSLMYRGVTADNFMQQLLNSPSTSCSGNRVDERGVASLGMAHRRLSFDLKSSRPIFSNQRNGVSHTKSRDEIDKSSEMVGKDEVTSDESLAESISSQHFTGSGASMRTLDSGIGTFPMPDYASSATGKSIPKGKLQGEQGFSGSQGKHGAPMKVPRKARTLERELSSLDEVTPSVLYGSGMEDKAPNMHLSSTIHEDIDAYSAHLQNPPSKNWTFPNLKCPTGTTDVFLDVQGEPGCHGTPSRRSLKPCTPQTPLTADPGSLPLPPQTGLSRRGKGRTPSAPEVGKDGGLELLKERPEDILSPSRPQALETPESLSDSLYDSLSSCGSQG; translated from the exons ATGCGTGTGTTTGACCTggagagacagaacagaactCTGACAGAACTCTTTGCCCAGAAGCTACATCCTCAGAGCACCTCACTGCAGCAG ATGCCATTGGTTTCTGTCTCAGAGCACAGCACAGACGAGTCATCCATGGGAAGTGATAAACTCCTGACAGCTCAAAGCCAGGGGGAACTCAAG AGTAATGGGGATCGCACTCATAATGGAACAGCAGGCTCGGCTCAGGCTTCAGCCACCTCCATGGAAGCCTTGTCTCCATTCTTTAAGAAGAAAGCACACATTCTGGAGGTCCTGCGCAAGCTGGAGGAGTCTGACCCCCTGAAGTTCCACCCGTCCTCTTGCCTGTCCTCACACCATGACCTGGGTCAGGCACtggtctccatggagatggGCTCTCTGATGTCCTCGGGGAGCGTTTCCTCCCCTCAGCGGCCCTCGGCACGTTGCCGCCACTCCAGCTCCGACTCAGACATCCACGAGTATGCCAacggtgagggggaggagctccgACAGCACCATCAGGGAGGCTGCCAGTCCTGCCGCATGCTCTCACAAAAGAGCAGCCTGGACAGCTTGCTAAAGTGTGCCCAAGGTCATGGTGCTGCTTACTCTGGCAGAGGAGATGGTCTTAGAAGGCAGGCCTGGATTGAGAGCCAGGGGGCCTCTGCACTGAACACAGGCGCTCCCCAAACAGCAGCTTTACAGTCTGTTGACAGCAAAAGCCAGCGTTACGTACCCAACACAGAGCAGCCTGACACCCAAGGCTCTGACCCCTTCCTACCTTCGCTAATCCAAGTCTCAGGACTGAATGGGCAGGAGTCCAAGAAAATACTCACCCACCCAAAAATTCATCCATCCAGTAAACTCCCTCTCAGGGGTGAGCATCACTCTTCCCTCAGTGAGGATGTGAAGCACATGGACCTGCAGAGCCAGAATGGAGACCAGTCAGAGGAGTCCTGCTACCTGGAAGAAGAGGCAACAGAAGCACACAATTTGCAAAACAGCCTGCACACCTCAGAGACAAATCTGGATATTGCAGCCACGGCTAGCTCCCAACCAGGATATCAGGAGCAGGAAGTGAGTGAGCAGGTCTGTAACAGACTCTACTTCTCCTCCAATGAGACCTCTGTGTCAAAAAAAGTGGCAGTGGAGTCTTACTCCCCAGCCCCAGTGCCAGAGAGGACAAGTTCTGCCCAGGCCCAACCAGGCCCAAAAAGTAAGCTTGCACAAAGCcccacttccccctcctctacaTCAGGCCTTGGTGAAGTCAAGCCCTCTCCGATTTCTTCACCATCCCGCCTGCTCAAGTTCCTCAAGATCCCTACAATAGGAGAGCGGACACAGGCAGGTGGTGTCCTCAGACTGAGCCCCCAACTGACCCGCAGCTCCAAGATCCCCTGCAGGAACAACAATAACTATGAAGTGTACCAATCTCCTGTCCTGGGCCGCAAAGCCACCACAACTGAGAGGGACAAgcacccatcctcctcccccccaaaagTACAGGCCTACCCTGCAACACATtccgcccccacctccccaccccagcCTGAGGACAATGTGTGCCCTCTACCCCCAGTCAAGGAGATAGCTTACAGCAGCCACTCTGCACCCAAACACAGAGGCAACACCAAGGcacctttctcctcttctcaacCACAGAGGGGCTCTCAGAAAGTGCCCCACTATGAGAATGTCTGCCCCTCAGATGGGACATCACAGTACCTCCCTTGCACCCAGAATGAGGGTCCTGTTGAGAAATCTTTTCAGCAGGATGAGAAGCTGCTTAGTCCCCCTTCTCAGCACACAGATTCGTCCCCAGGTTCTGAAGAACCTTTCTCTGACTTGGATCCCTCAGACCAAGACACAGACTCAGAGAGCCCTGTCTGGCACAAGCCTCACCAACACTTCAGCCTACCCGCTTCCTCCTCTGCCACCTCCAGCAAAGCACATAAAGGCAGCAGCTACTCCAGTGAGAGGAACAGGAACCAAGAGCGCTCAGTTCCACAATATAGTCAGCCAAACTGTGACCCACCTAATCTGCCTACGTCTGCAGCCAAGAGAGGTGAACCTTTGCCTGGGTCCTCAACCCCTAAGAGGCCAGGGTTTGGGCAGGGTAAACACCAGAGTGAGTCTAGTCACCATCCATTCAAAGAGCGCCTGGCCGCTCTGGGAAAACTGAAGAGCACAGAAGACCTACCAGAAGTCCCGCCACAGTCCGCAGATAAAAGGGATGCACAATGTAACAGAGGTAGCCCCCCAACCACCAACAATAATAGTCAAAAAAGCAAGACAGCTGaaagacagggtgagagaagtGGAATAGAGAACAGGCATCAAAAATACACTGACTCCCTGGATGGGAAACCCTACCCCAAAACCAGCCTAGGGAGTCATCCCAGACATCCAGGTCCATTCACTGAAGTAGGGGCCAAGTCCTCAGCCACTCCATCGCCCATTTCTAAAGGTGAACAGGATACTTTCACCCCGAGAATATATGTAGCAAAAGCAGAAGGTCCAAAGATCAAAATGGGAATGTCAGCTACCAACACAGAGCCCCCTTCAGCCATGAGGAGCTATGGGAAATGTCCCATCACCCAGAGTCAACACAGTAAAACTGTCCCCAGCCCCCAAAACAGTCCTTCTAAGATCACGTCCAAATCTCCCTCTAAGGCCGGCCAGGCTTCCTCCTATCCAAGGGGGATAAAGCCTACGCACGAGGACCGCACCCATGCCACGAGACATCCACCCAGGCCAGAGGACAAAAGCAAACTCACACCTGGCAAGAAGAAGACCTCCATACATGCAGAgagcttcctccctcctcctcctctaccacccaGATCCTCTGCCGAAGCCATCGCCAATGAGGATAAAAAGtcatcctcctctgctcctgccACGCAGCAATCTGCCATTGAGCAGAAAGTAATGCGTGGCATTGAGGAGAACATGATGAAGCTGCAGGAACAGGACCGATGCCAGGTGACTGAGACAAAACAGAAGGCTTCTAATGGCATTGCCAGCTGGTTTGGACTAAGAAAGAGCAAGCTCCCTGCCCTCAGCCGCAAGCCAGAGATGTCCAAGCAGAAGACCAATATGTCACCCCCCTCTGCGACTGCCACAGAGAGTAAGGATGGCAAGGGTCCCAGGAAAGTGGTGGAGAGCCTGAACATCTCCAAGCTGATGGAGAAGGCAGAGGACCTGCGAAAGGCCCTGGAAGAGGAACGGGCATATGTAAATGGTGTGAGTGTGGCTATGGAGCGTGCAGGCCGGGGACACTCTTGTGAGGTAGTGATGGACCAGGCCCAGGGCCAGGTGTCCCTCATGTACAGAGGAGTGACTGCCGACAACTTCATGCAGCAGCTCCTCAACAG TCCCTCGACGTCTTGTTCTGGAAACAgggtggatgagagaggagTGGCCAGCCTTGGAATGGCACACAGACGGCTCTCCTTTGACTTGAAAAGCTCTCGGCCCATCTTCAGTAACCAGAGGAATGGGGTCAGCCACACCAAGAGCCGGGATGAAATAGACAAA AGTTCTGAGATGGTCGGTAAGGATGAGGTCACTTCAGATGAAAGCCTAGCAGAGTCCATTAGTTCTCAGCACTTTACAG GTTCAGGAGCCTCAATGCGTACCCTTGACAGTGGCATCGGCACATTTCCCATGCCTGACTACGCAAGCAGTGCTACAGGGAAGAGCATCCCCAAGGGCAAGCTGCAAGGAGAACAAGGGTTTTCCGGCTCTCAAGGGAAACATGGGGCCCCAATGAAGGTTCCACGTAAGGCCCGGACTCTGGAGAGGGAGCTCTCCTCTTTGGACGAAGTCACTCCCTCTGTTCTATATGGCTCAGGAATGGAAGACAAGGCTCCCAATATGCACTTGTCAAGCACCATTCATGAGG ACATTGATGCATACAGTGCTCATCTGCAAAATCCACCCTCAAAGAACTGGACCTTTCCAAACCTGAAATGCCCTACAGGAACCACAGACGTGTTTTTGGATGTTCAGGGGGAGCCAGGCTGCCATGGAACACCTTCTAGAAGG AGTTTGAAGCCGTGTACCCCCCAGACCCCACTGACCGCTGACCCCGGAAGTCTCCCCCTGCCGCCCCAGACAGGGCTCAGCCGGCGGGGTAAAGGCCGGACTCCCAGTGCCCCGGAGGTGGGCAaggatggagggctggagtTACTTAAAGAGCGGCCTGAAGACATCCTCTCCCCTAGCAGACCCCAGGCCCTGGAGACACCAGAGTCCCTAAGTGACTCCCTCTACGACAGCCTCTCTTCCTGTGGCAGTCAAGGCTGA